A stretch of DNA from Pigmentibacter ruber:
TTCCGCAAGACATTTTACTTTGTTTTGCTACTGATGAAGAAATTGAAAAATTCAAAAAAGATCTTGAATTTTCATCAAATACACAAAATAAAGCTAAAGAAATTATGGATTATTGCTTACAAAAATTTATAGTTAAAAATGACTCAAGTTTAAATGGAAAATTAATTAAAGATACAAATATCAGTGAAAAATATCACTGCACTATTGTTGGAATAGAAAGAAATAATATTCGTATTAAAAGTCCAAAAGCCAATTGCGAATTATTTGAAAACGATATTCTCTGGATTGTAGGTGAAAACCATATGTTAGAAGAGTTAAGAGATAATATTTAAAGCTAACTATGATATTTTAACAAACTGTAAATAATATTTTAACTCTTCAACAGATTCTTTAATATCATCTATGGCTCTGTGCTTATGCTTTTTATCATATTTTTTATTATGAATACCCTCAAATACAATCTTAAAACTAGAAACATCAAGCATTCTATAATGCAGAGCATTTGATAAATTGGGCATCCACTGATCAATAAACTTTCTATCTTGTCCAATCGAATTTCCAGCTAATATAGCTCTTTCACCCGGAGAATACTTTTGAATAATAGCAAGAAGTTCTTTTTCTACCTCAGTTTCTTTTTTTCCATTAGGAACTTTAGCTGTTAAACCACTTTTTCCATGATGCTCCGTGCACCAAGCATCCATCCCCTGTAATATACTTTGATCTTGATATACAATAGCTTCATATTCATAGATAGTATTATAATTTAGATCAGTAACTAAAAGAGCTACTTCTAATATTCGCTCTTTTAAATGATCTAATCCTGACATTTCCATATCTAACCAAAATAAATATTTCATATCATTACTTTCGTTTTAAGAAAAATATTTAATTTTATCTTAAAGTAACTTTAAGGATTCTTGCAACATTTCTAGTTCTTTTTGATTATCAAGAAGTTGCTTTTTGGCACCTTCTAAAATATGTGGTGGAGCTCCTTTTACAAAATCAGCATTACTTAATTTTTTCTCAATACCAAGTAATGTCGTAGTTACTTTTTCTATTTTCTTAGTTAGTCGCTCTTTTTCTGCTTGTCTATCAACTAAACCTTCCAAACTAACAAAAATTTCTGAACCATTAACTAAACTAGGAGCACAAAATCCTTGTTTAGTTGTTTCAAAATGAAATTGAGCTTTAGCCAATGCTTCCATTTGTGGGACTAGATTTCCAAATTTATTCTTTTTATCTTGCAAATATACTTGTAAATCTGTAGCTGGATGAATATTAAATTTACCTCGAATTGCACGAACAGCTACAACAACAGCTTGAACTTCCCGCATATGTCTAATAGAATTTTCGTCAATTAATTTTATATTAGGCAAAGGTAATTGTTCAAATCCAATTGTTTTACTTTTCTTTTCAGGATTTAATTGTTGCCAAATTTCTTCAGTAACAAATGGCATAACTGGATGCATAAGCCTTAAGATACCATCAAAAATTTGGAAAGCTAAAGTTAATGTTTCTTTTGCTAATTTAGAATTTGTTTCATCAAATAATCTTGGTTTTATTAACTCAACAAACCAGTCACAATATGTCATCCAAATAAATTCATACATGGAACTTGTGTATTGAGAAAATTCAAATTTTTCAACCGCCTGATGAACATTTTGAATTAAATCAAAAAACTCACTAGTTATCCATCCCATTATTATGTCATCTGAACGATTTTTTAATTGATCAAAAGAAATATTTGCAGGATTAATATCAAATTTTTCAGCGTTCATAGTTAAAAAACGAGCTGCATTCCAAATTTTATTAGCAAAATTTTTCCCTAGATCACAACATTCATCACTCCAAAAAATATCTTGACCCGTAACAATTTGGTTTACTAAAGAAAAACGCATTGCATCTGTACCATATTTGGCCATTACAGCAGAAACATCTGGTGAATTGCCAAGAGACTTACTCATTTTTCTTCCACGCGAGTCACGAACAATTGGGGTAAAATAACAAGCTTTAAACGGAGTTTCTCCTGTAAAGTATTCGCCTGCCATTACCATACGCGCTATCCAAAAGAAAATAATATCAGCTCCAGTAACAATAACGTCTGTCGGATAGTAATATTCTAAATCCAGTTTTTCATCTTCCGAAGGATTAGCCCAATTATGAACTCCAAATGGCCACAACCATGAACTAGCCCATGTATCCAATGCATCGGGATCTTGCGTAAGAGAAGTATGTCCACACTTACTGCATTTCAAAGGAGCATGTTCTTCACAATGCACATGCTGACATTGATCACAAGTATACATAGGCAAGCGATGTCCCCACCATAATTGACGAGAAATGCACCAATCCTGGATATTTGTGAGCCAATATTCCCAAGTTTTTTCTTGATGAGCTGGTATTAATTTTAATCTTCCAGAGCGTGTAGCATCTAAAGTAAGTTCAGCAAGTTTTTCCATTTTTATGTACCATTGTTCACTTAAATAGAACTCAATTGGAACATTTCCACGTTCAGAGATACCGACAACTAACTTATGCGGAAGTATTTTTTCAACGAAACCATTTTCTTCAAGTTCTGCTATTAATTTTTTTCGCGCTACAAATCTATCAAGACCTTGATATGCATGTGGAACATTTTCATTTAATCTTGCATCGGGATGAAAAATATTTAACAAACCTAATTTATGTCTCTTTCCTACTTCAAAATCATTCATATCATGTGCAGGAGTAATTTTTACAATACCAGTACCAAATTCCTTTTCCACAAAATGATCTGCTACAATTGGTATTTTTCTATTAGTAATTGGTAAAATTACATTTTTTCCAATTAAATGCATGTATCTTTCATCGCTTGGATGAACAGCCACTGCCAAATCGCCAAACATTGTTTCTGGTCGTGTCGTTGCAACAATCACATGCTCATTATTTGAATTTTCTATTGCATATCTAATATACCAAAGCGAACCATTTTTTTCTTCAAAATTTACTTCTTCATCAGAAATAACAGATTGGCTTACTGGA
This window harbors:
- a CDS encoding valine--tRNA ligase, which produces MTKFEAFSKAFEPSQTEDKLRNFWSINKFYSSKRNPEKKPYTIVMPPPNVTGDLTMGHMMFTLQDILIRWHRALGLEACWIPGTDHASIATEAKVTKMLADQGISKRELGREKFLEHAWQWKNNYGNRIEENLKTLGISCDWSRNTFTMDEKYSAAVTKAIVKLYKDGLIYKSHRLVNWCPVSQSVISDEEVNFEEKNGSLWYIRYAIENSNNEHVIVATTRPETMFGDLAVAVHPSDERYMHLIGKNVILPITNRKIPIVADHFVEKEFGTGIVKITPAHDMNDFEVGKRHKLGLLNIFHPDARLNENVPHAYQGLDRFVARKKLIAELEENGFVEKILPHKLVVGISERGNVPIEFYLSEQWYIKMEKLAELTLDATRSGRLKLIPAHQEKTWEYWLTNIQDWCISRQLWWGHRLPMYTCDQCQHVHCEEHAPLKCSKCGHTSLTQDPDALDTWASSWLWPFGVHNWANPSEDEKLDLEYYYPTDVIVTGADIIFFWIARMVMAGEYFTGETPFKACYFTPIVRDSRGRKMSKSLGNSPDVSAVMAKYGTDAMRFSLVNQIVTGQDIFWSDECCDLGKNFANKIWNAARFLTMNAEKFDINPANISFDQLKNRSDDIIMGWITSEFFDLIQNVHQAVEKFEFSQYTSSMYEFIWMTYCDWFVELIKPRLFDETNSKLAKETLTLAFQIFDGILRLMHPVMPFVTEEIWQQLNPEKKSKTIGFEQLPLPNIKLIDENSIRHMREVQAVVVAVRAIRGKFNIHPATDLQVYLQDKKNKFGNLVPQMEALAKAQFHFETTKQGFCAPSLVNGSEIFVSLEGLVDRQAEKERLTKKIEKVTTTLLGIEKKLSNADFVKGAPPHILEGAKKQLLDNQKELEMLQESLKLL
- the orn gene encoding oligoribonuclease, which codes for MKYLFWLDMEMSGLDHLKERILEVALLVTDLNYNTIYEYEAIVYQDQSILQGMDAWCTEHHGKSGLTAKVPNGKKETEVEKELLAIIQKYSPGERAILAGNSIGQDRKFIDQWMPNLSNALHYRMLDVSSFKIVFEGIHNKKYDKKHKHRAIDDIKESVEELKYYLQFVKIS